One window of the Pelmatolapia mariae isolate MD_Pm_ZW linkage group LG15, Pm_UMD_F_2, whole genome shotgun sequence genome contains the following:
- the si:dkey-1j5.4 gene encoding leucine-rich repeat-containing protein 15 translates to MTECSGRMEHLAWLILAMLWMAQAIDSCPDVCKCSRKSGREKSDVNCHKRGLRAFPFKLPSDAWIVKLGENGITNLKANTLRSIPKIESVNLERNAIKSIHPQAFSGAKQLMLLNLYGNHISILPPRGFQDLLNLRFLMLGQNQIGILKPEIFAGMRNLSELDLTLNALTVLPPNAFKPLIALKVLDLSLNRIQKISPKAFSGLRQLLFLNLDNNSLKTIPSGTFKPLQSLEMLVLDNNLLSTLTLTALDGLSNLQELYLRNNELELLPSDVFINLPKLSQLALSGNRLKTVDGNMFTHMPVLKKLYLHDNPWQCDCNISPLVRWMGDTKATLSPRHSLKCVTPQELRNKSLSSLQIDKLLCHT, encoded by the exons ATGACAGAGTGTTCAG GGAGGATGGAGCACTTAGCATGGCTGATACTAGCAATGCTATGGATGGCGCAGGCCATAGATTCCTGCCCTGATGTCTGCAAATGCTCCAGGAAGTCTGGCCGAGAAAAATCAGATGTCAACTGTCATAAGCGGGGGCTTCGAGCTTTTCCTTTCAAATTGCCTTCTGATGCTTGGATTGTTAAACTAG GTGAGAATGGTATTACCAACCTGAAGGCAAATACTCTGAGATCAATTCCAAAGATTGAGAGCGTCAATCTGGAGAGAAATGCcataaaatccatccatccccAGGCCTTCTCCGGTGCAAAGCAATTGATGCTTCTCAATCTTTATGGCAACCACATATCCATTCTTCCACCAAGGGGGTTTCAG GACCTCCTAAACCTCCGCTTCCTCATGTTGGGGCAGAACCAGATTGGCATCCTGAAACCTGAGATTTTTGCTGGCATGAGAAACCTGTCAGAGTTGGACCTTACTCTCAATGCACTGACAGTCCTCCCACCGAATGCGTTCAAACCTCTGATTGCCCTCAAAGTTTTGGATCTTTCCCTCAACCGCATCCAGAAGATTTCTCCCAAGGCCTTCAGTGGACTGAGGCAGCTCTTGTTCCTCAACTTGGACAACAACAG TCTGAAGACCATTCCTTCTGGGACATTCAAGCCCCTGCAATCTCTGGAGATGTTGGTTCTAGACAACAACCTACTATCTACCCTGACGTTAACAGCTCTGGATGGCCTGAGCAACTTGCAG GAACTCTACCTGAGGAACAACGAGTTGGAGCTTCTGCCCTCTGACGTGTTCATCAACCTGCCCAAGCTTTCACAGCTGGCACTCAGCGGAAACCGCCTGAAGACAGTGGATGGAAACATGTTCACCCATATGCCTG TTCTAAAGAAGCTGTACCTCCATGACAACCCTTGGCAGTGTGACTGTAACATTAGCCCACTGGTGCGGTGGATGGGCGACACCAAGGCCACGCTTTCACCACGGCACAGCCTAAAGTGCGTGACTCCTCAAGAGCTCAGAAATAAGAGCCTCAGCAGCCTGCAAATTGATAAACTGCTCTGTCACACTTAA